One Thermicanus aegyptius DSM 12793 DNA segment encodes these proteins:
- the rpsG gene encoding 30S ribosomal protein S7, with amino-acid sequence MPRKGPVPRRDVLPDPVYNSKLVTRLINRLMYDGKRGVAERILYEAFEIIRQRTGRDPMEVFEEALKNIMPVLEVRARRVGGANYQVPVEVRPERRTTLGLRWLVQYSRTRGEKTMQERLAAEILDAANNTGGAVKKREDTHKMAEANKAFAHYRW; translated from the coding sequence ATGCCGAGAAAAGGACCCGTACCCCGTCGGGACGTTTTGCCGGATCCTGTGTATAACAGCAAGCTGGTTACCCGTCTCATCAATCGTCTTATGTACGATGGAAAACGTGGGGTGGCTGAGCGCATTCTATACGAAGCTTTTGAGATTATCCGGCAAAGAACAGGACGGGACCCGATGGAAGTATTTGAAGAAGCCCTGAAGAACATCATGCCGGTGCTGGAAGTAAGGGCACGCAGGGTCGGGGGCGCCAACTACCAGGTTCCTGTGGAAGTAAGACCTGAGCGCCGGACCACGCTTGGGCTGCGCTGGCTTGTCCAATATTCCCGCACCCGGGGAGAAAAGACGATGCAGGAACGTTTAGCTGCAGAGATCCTGGATGCTGCCAATAACACAGGGGGAGCCGTGAAAAAGCGGGAAGACACCCATAAGATGGCAGAAGCGAACAAAGCCTTTGCCCACTACCGGTGGTAA
- the fusA gene encoding elongation factor G, whose product MAREVPLEKTRNIGIMAHIDAGKTTTTERILFYTGRVHKIGEVHEGAATMDWMEQEQERGITITSAATTTFWKGHRINIIDTPGHVDFTVEVERSLRVLDGAVGVFDAKGGVEPQSETVWRQADRYGVPRIAYVNKMDIVGADFLGVVKQMRERLHANAVPIQLPIGAEDTFVGMVDLIKMDAIYYTDDLGTRSEERGIPDDMKELAEEWHGKLLEAVAELDEELMMKYLEGEEITEEEIRRALRKGTCEVKITPVLCGSSYRNKGVQPMLDAVVDFLPSPLDVPAIRGTLPDSEEESVRHSSDDEPFSALAFKIMSDPYVGKLTFFRVYSGTLSSGSYVLNSTKGKRERIGRILQMHANHRQEIDMVYAGDIAAAVGLKDTTTGDTLCDEKAPIILESMTFPEPVINIAIEPKSKADQDKMAIALQKLAEEDPTFKTWTDQETGQTIIAGMGELHLEIIVDRMRREFKVESNVGAPQVAYKETFRSKAKVEGKFIRQSGGRGQYGHVWVEFEPLERGQGFVFENKIVGGVVPKEYIPAVQAGIEEAMQSGVLAGYPLIDVKATLVDGSYHDVDSSEMAFKIAGSLALKEAGKKCNPVLLEPVFKIEVTVPEEYMGDIMGDINSRRGRIEGMEARSGAQIIRGYVPLAEMFGYATNLRSRTQGRGSYSMQFDHYEEVPANIAKGIIEKNKGE is encoded by the coding sequence ATGGCTAGGGAAGTTCCCTTAGAGAAAACCCGAAATATAGGGATTATGGCCCACATCGATGCAGGGAAGACCACCACGACGGAGCGGATCCTCTTCTATACAGGCCGCGTTCACAAAATCGGGGAGGTTCATGAAGGTGCTGCCACGATGGACTGGATGGAGCAGGAGCAGGAACGGGGCATTACCATTACCTCCGCTGCGACGACTACGTTCTGGAAAGGGCATCGCATCAATATTATTGATACGCCCGGTCACGTAGACTTCACCGTAGAGGTTGAGCGTTCCCTTCGTGTTCTTGACGGGGCGGTAGGTGTTTTTGACGCGAAAGGCGGGGTTGAACCTCAGTCCGAAACCGTGTGGCGGCAGGCGGACCGCTACGGCGTTCCCCGCATCGCCTATGTGAACAAAATGGACATCGTCGGAGCCGATTTTCTGGGCGTCGTGAAGCAGATGCGGGAAAGGCTCCATGCCAATGCCGTCCCCATCCAACTCCCCATCGGGGCTGAGGACACCTTCGTAGGGATGGTCGACTTGATCAAAATGGATGCCATCTATTACACCGATGATCTGGGAACCCGCAGTGAAGAGCGGGGAATTCCCGATGATATGAAGGAACTGGCGGAGGAATGGCACGGCAAGCTGCTGGAAGCCGTGGCTGAGCTGGATGAAGAGCTGATGATGAAGTATCTCGAAGGAGAAGAGATTACGGAAGAGGAGATTCGTCGGGCCCTGCGGAAGGGAACCTGCGAAGTGAAGATCACGCCCGTCCTCTGCGGTTCCTCCTATCGGAATAAAGGGGTTCAACCCATGTTGGATGCCGTGGTTGACTTTCTTCCTTCCCCCCTGGACGTTCCGGCGATCCGAGGGACCCTTCCGGATTCGGAAGAGGAATCCGTACGTCATTCCAGCGACGATGAACCTTTCTCCGCCCTTGCCTTCAAGATCATGTCCGACCCATATGTAGGAAAGCTAACTTTCTTCCGGGTCTATTCCGGTACGCTGAGCTCCGGCTCTTACGTTTTGAACTCAACAAAAGGGAAAAGAGAACGGATCGGCCGGATTCTGCAGATGCATGCCAACCATCGCCAAGAGATCGACATGGTCTATGCGGGCGATATCGCCGCGGCAGTAGGTTTGAAGGATACCACGACGGGGGATACCCTCTGTGATGAAAAGGCTCCGATCATCCTCGAGTCGATGACTTTCCCGGAACCGGTCATCAACATCGCCATCGAGCCCAAATCGAAGGCAGACCAAGATAAAATGGCCATCGCCCTTCAAAAACTGGCCGAGGAGGATCCCACTTTTAAAACGTGGACCGACCAAGAGACGGGACAAACCATCATCGCCGGGATGGGCGAACTCCATCTGGAAATCATCGTGGACCGGATGAGGAGGGAGTTTAAGGTAGAATCAAACGTGGGAGCCCCTCAAGTGGCCTACAAAGAAACCTTCCGTTCCAAAGCAAAAGTGGAAGGGAAATTTATTCGCCAATCCGGAGGACGCGGGCAATACGGACATGTCTGGGTGGAATTTGAACCCCTCGAGCGAGGCCAGGGCTTTGTCTTTGAAAATAAGATCGTCGGCGGAGTGGTTCCGAAAGAATATATTCCGGCTGTACAAGCGGGGATCGAAGAAGCGATGCAAAGCGGCGTCCTCGCAGGGTATCCTCTCATCGACGTGAAGGCAACCCTTGTGGACGGATCGTACCACGATGTGGACTCTTCCGAGATGGCCTTTAAGATTGCCGGTTCCCTCGCATTGAAAGAGGCAGGAAAGAAGTGTAATCCTGTTCTCCTAGAACCGGTCTTTAAGATCGAGGTGACGGTACCCGAAGAATATATGGGCGACATCATGGGAGATATCAATTCCCGTCGGGGTCGGATCGAAGGGATGGAAGCCCGTTCCGGAGCTCAGATCATCCGCGGGTATGTTCCGTTAGCGGAAATGTTCGGCTATGCAACGAATCTCCGGTCCCGAACCCAAGGACGTGGGTCCTACTCGATGCAATTTGACCACTACGAGGAAGTTCCCGCCAACATCGCGAAAGGAATTATCGAAAAGAACAAAGGGGAGTAA
- the tuf gene encoding elongation factor Tu, producing the protein MAKAKFERTKPHVNIGTIGHVDHGKTTLTAAITTILAKQGKAEAKAYDQIDNAPEEKARGITINTTHVEYETDKRHYAHVDCPGHADYVKNMITGAAQMDGAILVVSAADGPMPQTREHILLARQVGVPYIVVFLNKVDMVDDEELLELVEMEVRDLLTEYEFPGDEIPVIKGSALKALENPDGEWAQSIIDLMNAVDEYIPTPERDVDKPFLMPVEDVFTITGRGTVATGRVERGVVKVGDEVQIIGLTDEPKKTTVTGVEMFRKLLDQAQAGDNIGALLRGIERKDVERGQVLAKPGSITPHTVFQGQVYILTKEEGGRHKPFFSGYRPQFYFRTTDVTGSIKLPEGTEMVMPGDNVTMEVELISPIALEEGTRFAIREGGHTVGAGAVTKIIK; encoded by the coding sequence ATGGCAAAAGCGAAGTTTGAACGTACCAAGCCCCATGTCAACATCGGAACCATTGGGCACGTTGACCACGGGAAAACCACTTTGACGGCGGCCATCACCACCATCTTGGCAAAGCAGGGGAAAGCGGAAGCGAAGGCTTACGACCAGATCGACAACGCTCCGGAAGAAAAGGCGCGTGGGATCACGATCAACACGACCCACGTGGAATATGAAACGGATAAGCGGCACTATGCCCACGTCGATTGCCCCGGACACGCCGACTATGTGAAGAACATGATCACCGGCGCCGCCCAGATGGATGGAGCGATCTTGGTCGTATCCGCTGCCGACGGCCCGATGCCCCAAACCCGGGAACATATCCTCCTGGCTCGTCAGGTAGGCGTTCCTTACATCGTCGTCTTCTTGAACAAGGTCGACATGGTGGATGACGAGGAGCTGCTGGAACTGGTAGAGATGGAAGTAAGAGATCTCCTCACCGAATACGAATTCCCCGGCGACGAGATTCCGGTCATTAAAGGATCTGCATTGAAAGCTTTGGAGAATCCGGACGGCGAATGGGCGCAATCGATCATCGATCTGATGAATGCCGTCGATGAATACATTCCGACTCCTGAACGGGATGTGGACAAACCGTTCCTCATGCCGGTGGAAGACGTGTTTACCATTACCGGACGTGGGACCGTGGCTACAGGCCGTGTAGAGCGCGGAGTGGTCAAAGTGGGAGACGAGGTGCAGATCATCGGACTTACCGATGAACCAAAGAAGACAACCGTAACCGGCGTAGAAATGTTCCGTAAACTCCTGGATCAGGCTCAGGCCGGGGATAACATCGGAGCGCTCCTGCGGGGAATTGAGCGTAAGGATGTCGAGCGTGGTCAGGTTCTTGCAAAACCCGGATCCATCACCCCCCATACCGTTTTCCAAGGGCAGGTTTACATTCTGACCAAGGAAGAAGGAGGACGCCACAAACCTTTCTTCAGCGGCTATCGTCCTCAGTTCTACTTCCGGACGACCGACGTAACCGGGAGCATTAAGCTTCCCGAAGGAACGGAAATGGTGATGCCCGGCGACAACGTCACCATGGAAGTAGAGCTGATTTCTCCCATCGCCCTTGAAGAAGGGACTCGCTTCGCTATCCGTGAAGGCGGCCATACGGTAGGTGCCGGTGCCGTTACCAAGATCATTAAATAA
- a CDS encoding YbdD/YjiX family protein, which translates to MRGLTKEWLKQVSLNVKTIFGMPNYELYLKHHNEHHPDEPVMSEKEYYMYALKNRYANGKVNRCC; encoded by the coding sequence GTGAGAGGGTTGACGAAGGAATGGTTAAAACAGGTTTCTCTCAACGTGAAGACCATTTTCGGAATGCCGAACTATGAGCTTTACCTGAAACATCACAACGAACATCATCCCGATGAACCGGTGATGAGCGAAAAAGAGTACTATATGTACGCGTTAAAAAATCGGTATGCGAACGGTAAAGTGAACCGCTGCTGCTAG
- a CDS encoding carbon starvation CstA family protein, whose protein sequence is MRKGVRSIFVWTAISILGAIAFGVIALANGESISAAWLLIAAAASYAVAYRFYSRFIAWRIFQLDDKRATPAEVIHDGKDFVPTNKWVLFGHHFAAIAGAGPLVGPILAAQMGYLPGTLWILIGVVFAGAVQDAIILMASMRRNGKSLGQIAREEMGAVGGMITSIGILAILIIIVAVLGLVVVKALAESPWGVFTIAMTIPIAIIMGIYMRYIRPGKVLEGSLIGFVLLMISLWAGQYVAADPAIAKFFTFDAPTLAILIAVYGFIASILPVWLLLAPRDYLSSFLKIGTILLLAVGILIVLPELRMPAVTRFIDGTGPVFSGPLFPFLFITIACGAVSGFHSLVSSGTTPKMIEKESHARLIGYGAMLMESAVAVMAMIAAAALEPGLYFALNSPGAVIGTDAATAAAKISQWGFAVSPDLITNTAKEIGEKTILSRTGGAPTLAVGMAEIFTNFLAGAKAFWYHFAILFEAVFILTTIDAGTRIGRFILQDLIGNFYKPFAKTEHYGYNVIASGLFTLAWAYFLYQGAVDPFGGINSLWALFGISNQMLAAIALAIGTTVLIKMGKASYSWVTFIPFVWLAITTLSAGFMKLLSSSPAIGFIAHANKFQAAIAKGEVLPPAKNMNVMYQIVVNDWVDAVVNAAFILVVLITIVNALILWYRMLVKKESLPLMESPYVPSRLTTTSIKG, encoded by the coding sequence GTGAGGAAGGGAGTACGCTCGATTTTCGTTTGGACCGCCATTTCCATTCTTGGGGCCATCGCATTCGGTGTCATCGCGCTGGCAAATGGCGAGTCCATCTCCGCCGCATGGCTTCTCATCGCCGCGGCCGCTTCATATGCCGTAGCTTACCGTTTTTACAGCCGGTTTATCGCCTGGAGAATTTTTCAGCTGGACGATAAGCGGGCAACTCCGGCGGAGGTGATTCATGACGGGAAGGATTTCGTCCCGACGAACAAGTGGGTGTTGTTTGGCCACCATTTCGCGGCGATCGCCGGAGCAGGTCCACTGGTAGGGCCGATCCTCGCCGCACAGATGGGATATCTCCCCGGTACTCTCTGGATTTTGATCGGGGTCGTCTTCGCGGGGGCGGTGCAGGATGCGATCATCCTGATGGCTTCCATGCGCCGCAACGGGAAATCACTCGGTCAAATTGCGAGGGAAGAGATGGGAGCGGTGGGCGGGATGATTACTTCCATCGGTATCCTCGCCATTCTCATCATCATCGTTGCCGTTTTAGGCTTGGTCGTGGTGAAGGCATTAGCCGAATCTCCTTGGGGGGTTTTCACCATCGCCATGACGATTCCGATCGCCATCATCATGGGGATTTATATGCGTTACATCCGTCCCGGAAAGGTATTGGAAGGTTCCCTCATCGGGTTCGTTCTTCTCATGATCTCTTTGTGGGCCGGACAGTATGTGGCTGCCGATCCGGCCATCGCTAAGTTTTTCACATTTGACGCTCCCACCCTCGCCATCCTTATTGCGGTTTATGGATTTATCGCCTCCATCCTGCCGGTCTGGCTCCTCCTCGCCCCCCGGGATTATCTTTCTTCTTTTCTAAAAATCGGAACCATCCTTCTCCTGGCGGTCGGTATTCTCATCGTTTTGCCGGAGCTGAGAATGCCTGCGGTTACCCGCTTCATCGATGGGACCGGCCCCGTCTTTTCCGGACCGCTGTTTCCGTTCTTATTTATTACGATTGCCTGTGGCGCCGTATCCGGTTTTCACTCCTTGGTTTCTTCGGGTACAACCCCCAAGATGATTGAAAAGGAGAGTCATGCCCGGTTGATCGGTTACGGGGCGATGTTGATGGAGTCCGCCGTTGCGGTGATGGCAATGATCGCCGCTGCAGCCTTGGAGCCGGGGCTCTACTTCGCCCTTAACTCTCCGGGAGCGGTGATCGGTACGGATGCCGCGACCGCGGCGGCAAAGATTTCCCAATGGGGTTTTGCCGTCTCCCCCGATCTAATTACCAATACGGCGAAAGAGATCGGAGAAAAAACCATCCTCTCCCGCACCGGTGGAGCTCCCACATTGGCGGTGGGCATGGCGGAGATCTTTACCAATTTCTTGGCAGGGGCAAAAGCGTTTTGGTATCATTTCGCGATTTTGTTTGAGGCGGTCTTTATCCTGACGACCATCGATGCAGGTACGAGGATCGGCCGCTTTATCCTGCAAGATTTGATCGGGAATTTCTATAAACCTTTCGCCAAGACGGAGCACTATGGATATAATGTGATCGCATCCGGACTCTTCACGTTGGCGTGGGCCTATTTCCTCTATCAAGGAGCGGTGGACCCCTTCGGAGGGATCAACTCTCTCTGGGCCCTCTTCGGCATTTCCAATCAGATGTTGGCGGCCATCGCATTGGCCATCGGCACGACGGTCCTGATCAAAATGGGGAAGGCGAGCTATTCGTGGGTTACCTTTATCCCCTTCGTATGGCTGGCGATCACCACCCTATCCGCAGGTTTTATGAAACTCCTCTCCTCCTCACCGGCCATCGGTTTTATCGCCCATGCCAATAAGTTTCAGGCGGCCATCGCTAAGGGTGAGGTGCTCCCCCCGGCGAAAAATATGAATGTAATGTATCAAATTGTGGTGAATGACTGGGTGGATGCGGTGGTAAATGCCGCCTTTATCCTGGTCGTCCTGATCACCATCGTGAATGCCCTCATCCTTTGGTATCGCATGTTGGTCAAAAAGGAGAGTTTACCTCTCATGGAGTCGCCTTATGTTCCTTCCCGCTTAACGACTACCTCAATAAAGGGGTGA
- the rpsJ gene encoding 30S ribosomal protein S10, translated as MAKQKIRIRLKAYDHRILDQSAEKIVETAKRSGAKVSGPIPLPTEKAVYTILRAVHKYKDSREQFEMKTHKRLIDIINPTSQTVDALMRLDLPSGVDIEIKL; from the coding sequence ATGGCGAAACAAAAGATTCGTATTCGTCTCAAGGCGTACGATCATCGCATCTTGGATCAATCGGCGGAGAAAATCGTGGAAACCGCGAAACGCTCCGGGGCTAAGGTATCCGGGCCGATTCCGCTGCCTACGGAAAAGGCGGTTTACACCATCTTGCGAGCCGTCCACAAGTATAAGGACTCCAGGGAACAATTTGAGATGAAAACCCATAAGCGGCTGATTGATATCATCAATCCCACGTCGCAAACGGTGGATGCTTTGATGCGTCTTGATCTTCCGTCCGGAGTCGACATTGAGATTAAGCTGTAA
- the rplC gene encoding 50S ribosomal protein L3 → MTKGILGKKLGMTQVFADNGDVIPVTVVQAGPCVVLQKKDRETDGYEAIQLGFEDKKEHRANQPEKGHAAKANTTPKKFIREIRGVDIGQYEVGQVLGADLFTEGEYVDVVGTSKGKGFAGAIKRHNQARGPMAHGSGYHRGAGSLGSINPNRVFKGMPGAGRMGHERVTVQNLTVVKVIPEKNLLFIKGAIPGPRNSFVLVRNALKK, encoded by the coding sequence ATGACCAAAGGGATCCTAGGGAAGAAACTGGGCATGACCCAAGTCTTCGCCGATAACGGGGATGTAATTCCGGTTACCGTCGTTCAAGCGGGGCCTTGCGTAGTTCTTCAGAAAAAAGATCGAGAGACAGATGGTTATGAAGCGATTCAGTTAGGCTTTGAGGATAAAAAAGAGCATCGCGCCAATCAGCCGGAGAAGGGCCATGCTGCGAAGGCAAACACTACGCCAAAGAAATTTATCCGCGAAATCCGCGGTGTCGATATCGGTCAATATGAAGTAGGACAAGTGTTGGGGGCAGACCTTTTCACGGAAGGCGAATATGTCGATGTGGTGGGTACGAGCAAAGGGAAAGGATTTGCCGGCGCCATCAAGCGGCATAACCAAGCTCGGGGTCCGATGGCCCACGGTTCCGGCTACCACAGGGGAGCGGGTTCTCTGGGTTCCATCAACCCCAATCGCGTGTTTAAAGGGATGCCTGGAGCCGGAAGAATGGGTCATGAACGGGTGACCGTCCAAAACCTGACCGTGGTGAAAGTGATACCTGAGAAAAACTTGCTTTTTATTAAAGGAGCCATTCCTGGTCCGCGCAATAGTTTCGTCTTAGTCCGAAATGCGTTGAAGAAATGA
- the rplD gene encoding 50S ribosomal protein L4 — translation MPKVTVYNQNGQTVGEMDLKDEVFGIEPNPHVLHQAVVLYQASLRQGTHATRNRALVRGGGKKPWRQKGTGRARQGSIRAPQWVGGGVVFGPTPRSYTFTMPKKMRRLAIRSAFSSKVKENELLVLDTLSLEKPKTKEFVQILKNLNVNRKALVIIGEKNETLSLSARNIPGVKLVPATGVNVYDLLNVDRVVMTKDAVNKVEEVFA, via the coding sequence ATGCCGAAAGTAACCGTATATAACCAAAATGGCCAAACCGTCGGAGAGATGGACTTAAAGGATGAGGTTTTCGGGATTGAGCCGAATCCCCATGTCCTTCATCAAGCGGTCGTTCTTTACCAAGCATCTCTGCGCCAGGGGACTCATGCGACCAGAAATCGCGCTTTGGTCCGCGGGGGCGGTAAGAAACCGTGGCGTCAGAAAGGAACCGGACGGGCAAGACAGGGAAGCATCCGGGCGCCCCAATGGGTAGGCGGAGGAGTGGTCTTTGGCCCCACCCCACGCAGTTACACCTTTACCATGCCGAAGAAAATGCGCCGTCTCGCCATAAGGTCGGCTTTTTCATCCAAAGTGAAAGAAAACGAACTTCTCGTCCTTGATACCTTAAGCTTGGAGAAACCAAAGACGAAGGAATTCGTCCAGATCCTCAAGAATCTAAATGTAAATCGCAAAGCCCTCGTCATCATCGGAGAGAAGAATGAAACCTTAAGTCTATCGGCCCGAAATATCCCTGGGGTAAAACTGGTGCCGGCGACCGGTGTCAATGTATATGATCTCTTAAATGTGGATCGGGTGGTTATGACCAAAGATGCGGTAAACAAAGTAGAGGAGGTGTTCGCCTAA
- the rplW gene encoding 50S ribosomal protein L23, with protein sequence MKNPRDIILRPVITERTTDMMNEKKYVFEVDPRSNKTEIKQAVQEIFGVKVISVHTQNYAGRFKRYGRYSGYTAKRKKAIVKLSPDSKPLQFFEGV encoded by the coding sequence ATGAAAAACCCTCGCGACATCATCCTGAGACCGGTGATTACCGAACGCACCACGGACATGATGAATGAGAAAAAATACGTTTTTGAAGTGGATCCTCGCTCCAACAAGACCGAAATTAAACAAGCCGTCCAAGAAATTTTCGGTGTGAAGGTAATAAGCGTTCATACCCAGAATTATGCAGGCCGGTTTAAACGGTATGGACGGTATTCCGGATATACGGCCAAGAGAAAGAAAGCCATCGTCAAACTCTCCCCGGACTCGAAGCCGCTACAATTTTTTGAAGGGGTTTAA
- the rplB gene encoding 50S ribosomal protein L2 encodes MPIRKFKPTSPGRRQMTVSTFEEITTDTPEKSLLAPLHKKAGRNNQGKITVRHQGGGHKRKYRIIDFKRDKDGVPGKVATIEYDPNRTANIALIHYLDGEKRYILAPLGLKVGDMIESGPQADIKVGNALPLENIPIGTTIHNIELKPKKGGQLVRAAGAEAQLLGRDGDYVVIRLSSGEVRKIRKECRATVGQVGNLDHELINIGKAGRSRWLGKRPVVRGSVMNPVDHPHGGGEGRAPIGRKSPMTPWGKPTLGYKTRKKKNPTDKLIIRRRKK; translated from the coding sequence ATGCCGATTAGGAAATTTAAACCGACTTCACCGGGGCGGCGACAGATGACCGTCTCTACCTTTGAAGAAATCACGACCGATACCCCTGAGAAGTCTCTTTTAGCCCCCCTGCATAAGAAGGCGGGTCGAAACAACCAAGGGAAAATCACCGTTCGTCACCAAGGTGGCGGACATAAACGGAAATATCGAATCATTGACTTTAAGCGGGATAAAGATGGTGTGCCTGGAAAAGTGGCGACCATCGAATATGACCCGAACCGCACGGCCAATATCGCCCTGATTCATTATCTGGATGGGGAGAAACGGTATATCTTGGCTCCGCTGGGACTTAAAGTGGGCGATATGATCGAATCGGGTCCCCAGGCCGACATAAAAGTCGGAAATGCCCTTCCACTGGAGAACATTCCAATTGGTACGACCATCCACAACATCGAGTTAAAACCGAAAAAAGGCGGACAATTGGTGCGGGCGGCCGGGGCTGAGGCGCAGCTTCTAGGCAGGGACGGGGATTATGTAGTCATCCGCCTCTCCTCGGGAGAAGTCCGTAAAATCCGGAAAGAATGTCGCGCGACGGTAGGCCAAGTAGGGAATCTGGACCATGAATTGATCAATATCGGGAAGGCGGGGCGGAGTCGCTGGTTAGGCAAACGACCGGTTGTCCGTGGATCCGTCATGAACCCCGTTGACCATCCTCACGGAGGTGGAGAAGGCCGGGCGCCTATTGGTAGAAAGAGCCCGATGACGCCATGGGGCAAACCGACCTTGGGATACAAGACGAGGAAAAAGAAGAATCCTACAGACAAGCTGATTATTCGCCGTCGGAAGAAATAA
- the rpsS gene encoding 30S ribosomal protein S19 — protein MGRSLKKGPFVDDHLMKKVLEMTAKGEKKVIKTWSRRSTIFPEFVGHTFAVYDGRKHVPVYVTEDMVGHKLGEFAPTRTFKGHAGEDKKTKK, from the coding sequence ATGGGACGCAGTCTTAAAAAAGGTCCTTTTGTCGATGATCATTTGATGAAAAAAGTTTTAGAGATGACGGCGAAGGGCGAAAAAAAAGTGATCAAAACCTGGTCGCGACGCTCCACGATCTTCCCTGAGTTCGTTGGACACACCTTCGCGGTTTATGACGGGAGGAAACATGTTCCCGTATACGTGACGGAAGATATGGTGGGTCACAAGCTGGGGGAATTTGCCCCGACCCGTACGTTTAAAGGCCACGCCGGTGAAGATAAAAAGACGAAGAAGTAA
- the rplV gene encoding 50S ribosomal protein L22 — MEKAKAIARYVRIAPRKVRLVVDLIRGKEVGEAMAILRHTPKASSPVVEKLLKSAIANAENNHKMAPERLYISEIYVDEGPTLKRFHPRAKGSASPILKRSSHITVVLSEKKEG, encoded by the coding sequence ATGGAAAAAGCGAAAGCGATAGCCCGGTATGTGCGAATCGCCCCCCGTAAAGTACGTCTCGTGGTTGACCTCATCCGAGGCAAAGAAGTGGGAGAAGCGATGGCTATACTCAGGCATACTCCGAAGGCTTCCTCCCCTGTGGTGGAAAAATTATTGAAGTCTGCGATCGCGAACGCGGAAAATAACCACAAGATGGCACCGGAACGTCTTTATATTAGCGAGATTTATGTGGATGAAGGGCCTACGTTAAAGAGATTTCACCCCCGGGCGAAGGGAAGTGCTTCTCCCATCTTAAAGCGTTCCAGTCATATTACCGTCGTATTATCTGAGAAGAAGGAGGGATAA
- the rpsC gene encoding 30S ribosomal protein S3, whose protein sequence is MGQKVSPVGLRIGIIRDWESRWYAEKDFAALLHEDLKIRKFLEEKLADAGISHIEIERAANRLNLTLHTAKPGMVIGKGGQEIENLRNAISKMTDKKVHINVNEIKKPDLDAKLVAESIAKQLENRVSFRRAMKQAMQRVMRAGAKGVKVAVSGRLGGAEIARTEGYSEGTVPLHTLRADIDFAIEEAHTTYGVIGVKVWIYRGEVLPVKGKAKEAAEGGN, encoded by the coding sequence GTGGGCCAAAAGGTAAGTCCAGTAGGTTTAAGGATCGGGATCATCCGTGACTGGGAGTCAAGATGGTATGCGGAGAAAGATTTCGCCGCACTGCTTCACGAAGACCTTAAAATTCGTAAATTCCTTGAGGAAAAACTGGCCGATGCAGGAATTTCCCACATCGAAATCGAGCGGGCAGCCAACCGCCTTAATTTAACCCTGCACACCGCGAAACCGGGAATGGTGATTGGTAAAGGGGGCCAAGAAATTGAAAACCTGCGCAACGCCATTTCCAAAATGACCGATAAGAAAGTGCATATTAATGTGAATGAGATTAAAAAGCCCGACCTGGATGCGAAATTGGTGGCCGAATCGATTGCGAAACAGTTGGAAAACCGCGTTTCCTTCCGGAGAGCGATGAAGCAAGCGATGCAGCGGGTTATGCGGGCAGGAGCTAAAGGGGTTAAAGTTGCGGTAAGCGGGCGCTTAGGAGGCGCAGAAATCGCCCGGACGGAAGGGTATTCCGAAGGAACGGTTCCCCTTCATACCCTTCGTGCCGACATCGACTTTGCGATTGAGGAGGCGCATACCACCTACGGCGTCATTGGTGTGAAAGTATGGATTTATCGCGGAGAGGTTCTTCCTGTAAAGGGGAAGGCGAAAGAGGCTGCGGAAGGAGGAAACTAA
- the rplP gene encoding 50S ribosomal protein L16, with protein sequence MLMPKRTKYRKEFRGRMKGRAKGGTEVAFGEYGLQALEPGWVTNRQIEAARIAMTRYIRRGGQVWIKIFPSKPVTQKPLEVRMGSGKGNVEKWVAVVKPGRVLFEIGGVSEEIAKEALRLAMHKLPVKCKFVKREETGGEVNES encoded by the coding sequence ATGTTAATGCCGAAGCGCACCAAATACCGTAAGGAATTTCGCGGGCGCATGAAGGGTCGTGCAAAAGGTGGCACAGAAGTCGCTTTTGGCGAATATGGATTGCAAGCCCTTGAACCGGGTTGGGTCACCAACCGGCAGATTGAGGCGGCTCGTATTGCGATGACCCGGTATATCCGCCGTGGCGGTCAAGTGTGGATCAAAATTTTCCCTTCCAAACCGGTAACCCAAAAGCCCCTGGAAGTCCGGATGGGAAGCGGGAAGGGAAATGTGGAAAAGTGGGTTGCCGTTGTAAAGCCAGGCAGAGTCCTATTTGAAATCGGTGGAGTCTCGGAAGAAATCGCAAAGGAGGCTCTCCGCCTAGCCATGCACAAGCTCCCGGTTAAATGTAAATTTGTAAAGCGGGAAGAAACGGGTGGTGAAGTAAATGAAAGCTAA